In Elephas maximus indicus isolate mEleMax1 chromosome 7, mEleMax1 primary haplotype, whole genome shotgun sequence, the following proteins share a genomic window:
- the LOC126080462 gene encoding olfactory receptor 10AG1-like, with protein MEFILMGFSDISNLQWILFGIFFVTYLMILLGNSIIILITRTDPTLQNPMYFFLANFSFLEICYVTVTVPRMLIDIWTQKGNISFLACATQMCFVLMFGGTECLLLTVMAYDRYVAICNPLNYSLVMNHKVCIQLVAGSWISGIPFEIGQTCQIFSLSFCGSSTINHFFCDIPPILKLACGDTFVNEMEVYIVSVMFSMVPFLLIIASYGKIISNILKLSSAKGRAKAFSTCSSHLTVVVLFYGTAAINYLQPKSNQSEGLGKLLSLFYTILTPAMNPVIYSLRNKDVMVALKKLHTKLIVRKQNYKQMELEIVLRHWSTSIPSKYRAHLRRF; from the exons ATGGAGTTTATACTCATGGGGTTTTCTGATATATCCAATCTTCAATGGATTCTCTTTGGGATATTTTTTGTCACATATCTGATGATTTTGTTGGGCAATAGCATCATAATACTGATAACAAGAACTGACCCTACTCTCCAGAatcccatgtatttttttcttgccaatttttccttcttggaaataTGCTATGTAACAGTCACTGTCCCAAGAATGCTCATAGACATTTGGACCCAGAAAGGAAATATTTCCTTTTTGGCCTGTGCTACACAAATGTGTTTTGTTCTTATGTTTGGAGGCACAGAGTGTTTGCTCCTgacagtgatggcctatgaccgctatgtggccatttgtaaccctctgAACTATTCTCTAGTAATGAACCACAAAGTCTGTATCCAGCTGGTGGCTGGCTCCTGGATCAGTGGAATTCCATTTGAAATTGGACAAACATGTCAAATTTTCTCTCTGTCCTTTTGTGGGTCTAGCACAAttaatcatttcttctgtgacatACCCCCAATACTAAAACTTGCTTGTGGGGACACATTTGTAAATGAGATGGAGGTCTATATAGTTTCTGTGATGTTTTCAATGGTTCCATTTCTATTGATCATTGCCTCCTATGGCAAAATTATCTCCAATATTCTGAAATTGTCCTCAGCCAAAGGGAGGgccaaagccttctccacctgttctTCTCACCTGACAGTTGTAGTCTTATTCTATGGAACAGCTGCTATCAACTATTTACAGCCCAAATCAAATCAATCTGAAGGACTGGGGaagctcctttctctcttctacACAATTTTGACACCAGCGATGAATCCTGTCATATATAgtctgaggaacaaagatgtcatGGTGGCACTGAAGAAATTAC ACACAAAACTTATagtgagaaaacaaaattataagcaAATGGAATTAGAGATTGTGTTAAGACACTGGAGTACATCTATACCATCAAAGTATAGAGCCCATTTAAGAAGATTTTAG
- the LOC126080461 gene encoding olfactory receptor 5F1-like, which yields MTRKNYTSLTEFILLGLADTLELQITLFLLFVVIYTLTVLGNVGMILLIRVDSRLHTPMYFFLANLSFVDVCYSSTITPKMLVDLLSEKKTISFAGCFLQMYFFIALATTECILFGLMVYDRYVAICDPLLYSLIMSRTVCLKMAAEAFTGGLLNSMVNTSYVSSLPFCGSNIIHHFFCDSPPLVKLSCSDTRLNESIFSTFAGVNMVSALLVIPTSYSYILFTIFRMHSGEGRRKAFSTSASHLTAIILFYATVIYTYLRPSSSYSLSHDEVASVFYTVVIPMLNPLIYSLRNKEVKKALWNVTTRKRIFHFCDCLVYFLNKIE from the coding sequence ATGACCAGAAAAAACTATACCTCACTGACTGAGTTCATCCTGCTGGGATTAGCAGACACCCTGGAGCTACAGATCACCCTCTTTTTGCTCTTTGTTGTGATTTACACACTCACAGTCCTGGGGAATGTGGGGATGATCCTGCTAATCAGGGTGGACTCTCGACTTCACacacccatgtatttcttcctggcTAACTTGTCCTTTGTGGATGTTTGCTACTCATCCACCATCACCCCAAAGATGCTGGTAGATCTATTGTCTGAGAAGAAAACCATCTCCTTTGCTGGCTGCTTCCTGCAGATGTATTTCTTTATTGCCCTGGCAACAACTGAATGCATCCTCTTTGGGTTAATGGTCtacgaccgctatgtggccatatgTGACCCACTGCTTTACTCCTTAATCATGTCCAGGACAGTCTGCCTTAAAATGGCAGCTGAGGCCTTTACAGGAGGATTGCTGAACTCCATGGTTAACACAAGTTATGTAAGCAGCTTACCATTCTGTGGTTCCAATATCATccatcacttcttctgtgacagCCCCCCTCTTGTTAAGCTCTCTTGTTCTGACACACGCCTGAATGAAAGCATCTTTTCCACTTTTGCTGGTGTGAATATGGTCAGTGCTCTGCTGGTCATCCCTACTTCCTACTCCTATATTCTCTTCACCATCTTTCGTATGCATTCAGGGGAGGGGAGGCGCAAAGCATTCTCAACTTCTGCCTCCCACTTGACTGCTATAATTCTGTTCTATGCAACTGTCATCTATACTTATCTGAGACCCAGTTCTAGCTACTCCTTGAGTCATGACGAAGTGGCTTCCGTGTTCTACACAGTGGTTATCCCCATGCTGAACCCTCTGATCTACAGCCTCAGGAATAAGGAAGTAAAGAAGGCTTTGTGGAATGTGACTACCAGGAAAAGAATCTTTCATTTCTGTGATTGCCTGGTTTATTTTCTGAACAAAATAGAGTAA